A single window of Anderseniella sp. Alg231-50 DNA harbors:
- a CDS encoding hotdog fold thioesterase, producing the protein MLDPKLTGMQNLERLRDAGGRAPLGSLMDFRLVDVGDGFAVFEGNPGAKHYNPAGTVHGGWISSILDSALGCAIHSRLEAGQGYTTVELKINMVRALTDQTGPVSARGAVIHLGRRVATSDARLEDANGRLLAHGSCTCMIL; encoded by the coding sequence ATGCTGGATCCGAAACTGACAGGGATGCAGAACCTCGAACGCCTGCGTGATGCAGGCGGGCGGGCGCCGCTCGGCAGCCTGATGGATTTCCGGCTCGTTGATGTCGGCGACGGGTTTGCAGTGTTTGAAGGCAATCCCGGCGCCAAGCACTACAACCCGGCAGGCACGGTACACGGCGGATGGATTTCCTCGATACTTGACAGTGCCCTGGGCTGTGCAATTCACTCGCGGCTTGAAGCGGGCCAGGGCTATACGACGGTGGAACTCAAGATCAACATGGTGCGCGCCCTGACGGACCAGACCGGGCCGGTGAGCGCGCGTGGCGCCGTCATCCACCTGGGCCGCCGGGTGGCCACGTCGGATGCCCGGCTGGAGGATGCAAACGGCAGGCTGTTGGCACACGGGTCGTGCACATGCATGATCCTTTGA
- a CDS encoding Crp/Fnr family transcriptional regulator, producing the protein MSNINMSAFAEKMGVSKKYRQGDVIFNRGDEGDCMFIVQSGSIELKVDDKLVDSCKQNDAIGYMSLVDGSARSSTATASTDTEVSILNERHFRYMVDEVPNFAMYLMETMAQRIRGMAKALD; encoded by the coding sequence GTGTCAAACATCAATATGAGTGCATTTGCCGAGAAGATGGGTGTCAGCAAGAAGTACAGGCAAGGTGACGTCATCTTCAATCGCGGCGATGAAGGCGATTGCATGTTCATCGTTCAGTCCGGGTCAATTGAGCTGAAGGTCGATGACAAGCTGGTCGACAGTTGCAAGCAGAATGATGCCATCGGCTACATGTCGCTTGTCGACGGTTCGGCACGCAGTTCGACAGCAACGGCCAGCACGGATACCGAAGTATCCATCCTCAACGAAAGGCACTTTCGCTACATGGTCGATGAGGTGCCCAATTTCGCCATGTACCTGATGGAAACCATGGCCCAGCGCATTCGCGGCATGGCCAAAGCGCTCGACTAG
- a CDS encoding GNAT family N-acetyltransferase, with the protein MNELGQPIGFEVADWKPCSRPPRDPMQGRYVRLEPVSAENHAQDLFEAFAADGENRIWTYLPYGPFASVDECRTWIESTCLGDDPLFHTIIDGETGRAVGVASYLRIEPAVGVIEVGHINYAPALQKTRGATEAMYLMMRRVFAELGYRRYEWKCDALNAGSCAAAGRLGFTYEGRFRQATMYKGRNRDTSWYSILDTEWPALERAYEAWLDPANFDESGVQKVSLATLVA; encoded by the coding sequence ATGAATGAACTCGGACAGCCAATCGGGTTTGAGGTGGCGGACTGGAAGCCCTGTTCCAGGCCTCCGCGCGATCCCATGCAGGGCCGCTATGTGCGGCTGGAACCGGTCAGTGCGGAAAACCATGCGCAGGACCTGTTCGAGGCGTTTGCGGCCGATGGTGAAAACCGCATCTGGACTTACCTGCCATACGGGCCGTTTGCGAGCGTCGATGAGTGCCGGACCTGGATAGAGAGCACCTGCCTTGGTGATGATCCGTTGTTTCACACGATCATTGACGGCGAAACGGGCAGGGCAGTTGGCGTGGCCAGCTATCTGCGTATCGAGCCTGCGGTCGGTGTGATCGAGGTAGGTCACATCAATTATGCACCGGCCTTGCAGAAAACGCGGGGTGCGACGGAAGCCATGTACCTGATGATGCGCCGGGTGTTCGCCGAACTGGGTTACCGCAGGTACGAGTGGAAATGCGATGCGCTCAATGCAGGCTCATGCGCTGCCGCAGGGCGGCTTGGTTTCACCTATGAAGGCCGGTTCCGCCAGGCAACCATGTACAAGGGCCGCAATCGGGACACCAGCTGGTACTCGATACTGGACACCGAGTGGCCTGCGCTGGAACGTGCCTATGAAGCGTGGCTGGACCCGGCGAACTTTGATGAGAGCGGGGTGCAGAAGGTTAGCCTTGCAACGCTGGTGGCTTAG
- a CDS encoding helix-turn-helix domain-containing protein: protein MPELEPDFETDLRCAQCPVRHHAICDALGTSNIGELSDIMTHRTLSAGDVILHQGESSQLFAVIMSGVVKLTQILPDGREQIVGLLSAAHSLGNPVTSVSNENAECVTDVKLCCFRRAQFGSVLRANPELEHRLLEQTVNDLKQARQWMTVLGKLGAQEKMARFILWLWKENRNVCPHRDQREPGSVIYFPLKREEIAGLLGMTIETVSRNISKLKADGIIDLLDAKSIALRNVPRLQQIAQTYEDE from the coding sequence GTGCCCGAACTGGAACCAGACTTTGAAACGGACCTGCGATGTGCGCAATGCCCGGTGCGCCATCATGCAATTTGTGATGCCCTGGGCACGTCAAACATCGGAGAACTGTCCGACATAATGACCCACCGGACCCTGTCTGCCGGTGATGTAATCCTGCACCAGGGCGAAAGCAGCCAGCTGTTCGCCGTCATCATGTCCGGTGTCGTCAAGCTGACCCAGATATTGCCGGACGGGCGCGAGCAGATCGTGGGATTGCTGTCGGCAGCGCACAGCCTCGGCAATCCGGTAACCTCCGTCAGCAATGAAAATGCCGAATGTGTAACCGACGTGAAACTGTGTTGCTTCCGGCGGGCTCAGTTCGGTTCTGTCCTCAGGGCCAATCCGGAACTGGAACACCGTTTGCTAGAACAGACGGTCAACGACCTGAAGCAGGCAAGACAGTGGATGACTGTTCTGGGCAAGCTGGGCGCGCAGGAGAAAATGGCGCGATTTATCCTGTGGCTGTGGAAGGAAAACCGCAATGTCTGCCCTCACAGGGACCAGCGCGAGCCCGGATCCGTTATCTATTTCCCGCTGAAACGCGAAGAGATTGCCGGGTTGTTGGGCATGACCATCGAGACCGTCAGCCGCAACATCAGCAAACTCAAGGCCGACGGGATAATCGATCTGCTCGATGCGAAATCCATAGCGCTCCGCAACGTTCCCCGCCTGCAGCAGATCGCCCAGACCTACGAAGACGAATAG
- a CDS encoding aminoacetone oxidase family FAD-binding enzyme, whose amino-acid sequence MSEATVDALVLGAGAAGMMCAIHAAARGGRVLIIDHARKPGEKIRISGGGRCNFTNLNTTPQNFISGNPHFAKSALKRYTQHDFTDLVRLHGIAFHEKTLGQLFCDGSATEIIDMLLAEMAQVGVELRLQTSVNSVTKSDIGFDVELSTQDQSTLVSCRNFVVACGGKSIPKMGATGFGYRIAEQFGLAVTETRAALVPLTFSETMLAGFKPLAGVSADAVVSCGKTSFAEALLFTHRGLSGPAILQISSYWRETMPVLVDLLPGRDVFAELKAMRKSRGRKAIATVLGEFVPNRLAAYICEQTCVAGNLADLPDKALVAISAAIRQWQVYPVGTEGYRTAEVTLGGVDTDALSSRSMQARDVPGLYFIGEVVDVTGWLGGYNFQWAWSSGWAAGTAIAESGWD is encoded by the coding sequence ATGTCTGAAGCAACGGTAGACGCGCTCGTGCTGGGAGCCGGTGCGGCGGGCATGATGTGTGCGATCCACGCGGCGGCTCGCGGGGGCCGGGTGCTGATCATCGACCATGCCCGCAAACCGGGTGAGAAGATCCGCATAAGCGGTGGCGGGCGTTGTAATTTCACCAACCTAAATACCACACCGCAGAACTTCATCTCGGGCAATCCACACTTCGCCAAGTCGGCACTGAAACGCTATACCCAGCATGATTTCACTGACCTGGTGCGCCTGCACGGCATTGCCTTTCATGAGAAGACCCTGGGGCAGCTGTTTTGCGATGGTTCGGCAACGGAAATCATCGACATGCTGCTGGCGGAAATGGCACAGGTCGGCGTTGAACTGCGATTGCAGACAAGCGTCAATTCAGTGACCAAGTCTGACATCGGATTTGACGTCGAGCTCTCGACGCAAGACCAATCGACTCTGGTGTCGTGCCGCAACTTCGTGGTGGCATGTGGCGGCAAGTCGATCCCCAAAATGGGGGCGACGGGGTTCGGCTACCGGATTGCCGAGCAATTCGGACTTGCGGTCACCGAGACGCGGGCCGCACTGGTGCCGCTGACGTTTTCCGAAACCATGCTGGCGGGGTTTAAGCCATTGGCCGGTGTGTCCGCCGACGCCGTGGTCAGTTGCGGCAAGACAAGTTTTGCCGAAGCACTGTTGTTTACGCATCGCGGATTGTCCGGGCCGGCAATCCTGCAGATATCGTCGTACTGGCGAGAAACAATGCCTGTGCTGGTGGACCTGCTGCCCGGGCGCGACGTATTCGCCGAGTTGAAGGCTATGCGAAAGAGCCGTGGCAGGAAGGCTATTGCAACGGTGCTGGGGGAGTTTGTGCCCAACCGGCTGGCGGCATACATCTGCGAACAGACCTGCGTTGCCGGTAACCTGGCGGACCTGCCCGACAAGGCCCTAGTGGCTATATCAGCCGCCATCAGACAGTGGCAGGTTTACCCGGTCGGCACGGAAGGCTATCGCACGGCGGAAGTGACGCTTGGCGGTGTGGACACTGACGCGCTGAGTTCGCGCAGCATGCAGGCCAGGGACGTGCCGGGCCTGTATTTTATCGGTGAGGTGGTCGACGTGACCGGCTGGCTGGGCGGGTATAATTTCCAGTGGGCATGGTCGTCGGGCTGGGCGGCCGGCACTGCCATAGCAGAATCGGGATGGGATTGA
- a CDS encoding CTP synthase, with amino-acid sequence MARYIFITGGVVSSLGKGLASAALGALLQARGYSVRLRKLDPYLNVDPGTMSPYQHGEVFVTDDGAETDLDLGHYERFTGRAATQADNITTGRIYQDIIAKERRGDYLGATVQVIPHVTDAIKAFIADGNDDYDFVLCEVGGTVGDIEGLPFFEAIRQFGQEAPRGQCIYLHLTLLPWIPAAGELKTKPTQHSVKELRSIGIQPDVLMCRADREIPENERRKIALFCNVRPGAVIQALDVKTIYEVPLAYHREGLDDEILAAFGIEGAPAPKLDMWTDIVSRIKEPEGEVTIAVVGKYTGLLDAYKSLNEALVHGGIANKVKVNIEWIESEVFEAEDPTPMLEHVHGILVPGGFGERGVEGKIAAVTFARERNVPYFGICLGMQMACIETARSLAGIPAASSTEFGEAKEPVVGLMTEWMRGNELEQRANEGDLGGTMRLGAYAAKLEEGSRVASIYGAEEISERHRHRYEVNTRYRDKLEGAGLSFSGTSPDGLLPEIVEIPGHAWFVGVQYHPELKSRPFEPHPLFASFIEAAVEQSRLV; translated from the coding sequence ATGGCGCGATATATTTTCATCACCGGCGGCGTGGTTTCCTCACTTGGCAAAGGCCTTGCTTCAGCAGCTCTCGGAGCCCTGCTGCAGGCGCGCGGATATTCGGTCCGATTGCGGAAACTCGACCCCTATCTCAACGTTGATCCCGGCACCATGAGCCCGTATCAGCACGGCGAAGTATTTGTGACCGATGACGGGGCGGAAACGGACCTGGACCTTGGCCATTACGAACGGTTTACCGGCAGGGCGGCCACCCAGGCAGACAACATCACCACGGGCCGGATTTACCAGGACATCATCGCCAAGGAACGCCGTGGTGATTATCTCGGGGCCACGGTTCAGGTGATCCCGCACGTCACCGATGCCATCAAGGCGTTTATTGCAGACGGCAATGACGATTATGACTTCGTGCTGTGTGAAGTCGGCGGCACGGTGGGCGACATTGAAGGCCTGCCATTCTTCGAGGCGATCCGCCAGTTCGGCCAGGAAGCACCGCGCGGCCAGTGCATTTACCTGCACCTGACATTGCTGCCGTGGATACCGGCTGCCGGTGAACTGAAAACCAAGCCGACGCAGCATTCGGTCAAGGAACTGCGCTCCATCGGCATTCAGCCTGATGTGCTGATGTGCCGTGCTGACCGGGAAATTCCTGAAAACGAACGCCGCAAAATTGCACTTTTCTGCAATGTGCGTCCCGGTGCGGTCATACAGGCGCTTGACGTCAAGACCATCTATGAAGTGCCGCTTGCCTATCATCGTGAGGGCCTGGACGACGAGATACTGGCGGCATTCGGTATTGAAGGTGCGCCGGCTCCCAAGCTCGACATGTGGACCGACATCGTCAGCCGCATCAAGGAGCCCGAAGGCGAGGTGACTATTGCCGTGGTGGGCAAGTACACCGGCCTGCTGGATGCCTACAAGTCGCTTAACGAAGCGCTGGTACACGGCGGCATCGCCAACAAGGTGAAGGTCAATATCGAGTGGATTGAATCAGAGGTCTTCGAGGCGGAAGATCCGACACCGATGCTGGAACATGTGCACGGGATTCTGGTTCCCGGCGGATTTGGCGAGCGCGGCGTTGAAGGCAAGATTGCTGCGGTTACCTTTGCGCGTGAGCGCAATGTACCGTATTTCGGCATTTGCCTCGGCATGCAGATGGCCTGCATCGAAACGGCTCGATCTCTGGCCGGCATACCGGCTGCGTCTTCGACAGAGTTCGGCGAGGCGAAAGAACCGGTTGTTGGACTGATGACCGAGTGGATGCGCGGCAATGAGCTGGAGCAGCGCGCCAATGAAGGCGATCTGGGCGGCACAATGCGGCTCGGCGCCTATGCCGCAAAGCTTGAAGAAGGCTCCCGTGTTGCCAGTATTTACGGAGCGGAAGAAATCTCCGAACGCCACCGGCATCGTTACGAAGTCAACACCCGTTACCGCGACAAGCTGGAGGGTGCCGGGCTCAGTTTCTCCGGTACGTCACCGGACGGGCTGTTGCCGGAAATTGTTGAAATTCCCGGCCACGCGTGGTTTGTCGGAGTGCAATATCACCCGGAACTTAAATCAAGGCCGTTTGAGCCGCATCCGCTGTTTGCATCGTTCATAGAAGCTGCGGTTGAGCAAAGCCGTCTAGTATAG
- a CDS encoding DUF3772 domain-containing protein, translating to MNIVRSFIHVWLVLALLLAGSVPASAQTGGQTGDATTEQPADAGKTAAPKAAPVVAAAALPAGIKEAAGKARRVAADISKTLQDLKVKLADPSLPAGELAKTREQLEIVRERAKLVDLELASPLAQMDAQVSRLGPAPKDGQTEPETVANQRAELERVRGVLLGARTQLALAAGAADQLASQAGQIERTRYFDRLFKHEKSILAPSLWSDGIAKVSDIWVRSERLASGYYKLIADNNGAWVVWFLLAAFVALATGGYQACRMLAHRVRAGKAPNGELGKLVRVVAVPIGYALVAAVATIIFGVLLFGLGAESSRIEQFYEAFALMMVMFAFTRGLARSILSPTQPDWRIANLSTQASQKWLNLLTIAFVIMAASYLFNELLVVINLSNDLTALRQAIVLPVLMIILVRLILVAQRDRRSEEAQQFSTVYFSWASYLVQPIWLLVIATGLALIAGYITLATYILGNIVVIGVVVSFLYCIRRLADAFVAQSISEGSRISNTLKNAFSMSEQGIKRSGIALNAIVDFTLLLLGLPLLLSLTALSWVDVRGWFSTAFFGFDVGDITISLSSILLAIGVFVIGLVLTRFVTGWLDRRILSATDMDAGVRNSIRTGASYTATILALLVAFAAAGVNFGNIAIVAGALSVGIGFGLQSIVNNFVSGLILLAERPIKVGDWVAVTAGEGTVTKINVRATEIETFDRCSIIVPNSSLISDAVQNWTHGDLMGRCKVAVGVSYDADPQQVHDILVKCAHDHPRAMAYPQPSVLFKDFGASSLDFELRVFINDVNWVAFVASELRFSIHKALKEAGIEIPFPQRDINVRGLHETVAEAVQVKAKPARKAKPKG from the coding sequence ATGAATATTGTTCGGTCATTCATTCATGTCTGGCTTGTGCTGGCATTGCTGCTGGCAGGTTCGGTGCCTGCATCGGCACAAACTGGTGGCCAGACAGGCGACGCTACCACCGAGCAGCCCGCTGATGCCGGAAAAACTGCTGCGCCCAAGGCTGCGCCGGTTGTGGCAGCGGCTGCCTTGCCCGCCGGCATCAAGGAAGCCGCCGGCAAGGCCAGGCGGGTTGCCGCCGACATCTCCAAGACCCTGCAGGACCTGAAGGTCAAGCTGGCAGACCCGTCATTGCCGGCAGGTGAACTTGCCAAGACGCGCGAGCAACTGGAGATTGTCAGGGAACGCGCCAAGCTTGTTGATCTGGAGTTGGCGTCTCCGCTTGCGCAGATGGATGCACAGGTGAGCAGGTTGGGTCCTGCGCCAAAGGATGGCCAGACAGAACCTGAAACCGTTGCCAACCAGCGCGCCGAACTCGAGAGGGTCCGGGGCGTACTGCTTGGTGCCCGTACCCAGCTGGCACTGGCGGCAGGTGCGGCTGATCAATTGGCGAGCCAGGCCGGGCAGATTGAGCGGACACGCTATTTCGATCGGTTGTTCAAGCACGAAAAATCAATTCTTGCGCCAAGCTTGTGGTCTGACGGTATTGCAAAGGTTTCCGATATCTGGGTGCGTTCGGAAAGGCTGGCGTCGGGCTATTACAAGCTGATCGCGGACAATAACGGCGCTTGGGTGGTGTGGTTCCTGCTGGCCGCGTTCGTTGCACTTGCCACGGGCGGTTACCAAGCTTGTCGCATGCTGGCTCATCGGGTGCGAGCCGGCAAGGCACCCAACGGAGAACTGGGCAAACTGGTTCGGGTCGTTGCAGTGCCCATAGGCTACGCACTGGTTGCCGCTGTCGCGACAATCATCTTCGGCGTACTGCTGTTTGGGCTTGGAGCCGAGTCGTCGCGAATTGAACAGTTCTACGAAGCATTCGCCCTGATGATGGTGATGTTTGCATTCACCCGCGGCCTGGCCCGGTCCATCCTGTCACCGACCCAACCCGACTGGCGGATCGCCAACCTGTCGACCCAGGCGTCCCAGAAGTGGCTCAACCTGCTGACCATTGCATTTGTCATCATGGCGGCCAGCTACCTGTTCAATGAATTGTTAGTGGTCATCAACCTGTCAAACGATTTGACCGCCCTGCGTCAGGCGATCGTGCTGCCGGTGCTGATGATCATTCTCGTCAGGCTGATCCTGGTTGCGCAGCGTGACCGGCGCAGTGAGGAAGCGCAGCAGTTCAGCACGGTCTATTTTTCCTGGGCCAGCTACCTGGTGCAGCCGATCTGGCTGCTGGTGATTGCGACGGGACTGGCGCTCATCGCCGGTTATATAACGCTGGCTACCTATATTTTGGGCAATATTGTCGTGATTGGCGTCGTGGTCAGCTTCCTGTACTGCATACGACGCCTTGCAGATGCCTTTGTGGCGCAGAGTATTTCTGAAGGCAGCCGAATATCCAATACCCTGAAAAATGCATTTTCCATGTCGGAGCAGGGCATCAAGCGGTCGGGTATTGCTCTCAACGCGATCGTCGATTTCACCCTGTTGCTGCTCGGCCTGCCACTGCTGCTGAGCCTGACCGCCCTGTCATGGGTTGACGTGCGCGGCTGGTTCTCCACGGCGTTCTTCGGATTTGATGTCGGTGATATCACCATATCGCTGTCGTCTATCCTGCTGGCGATCGGCGTGTTTGTTATCGGGCTGGTGCTGACCCGGTTTGTTACCGGATGGCTGGACCGGCGCATTCTGTCGGCCACGGACATGGATGCGGGCGTGCGCAATTCGATCCGCACCGGTGCCAGCTACACTGCCACTATTCTGGCGCTTCTGGTAGCGTTTGCGGCTGCCGGCGTCAACTTCGGCAATATCGCCATCGTGGCCGGTGCGTTGTCGGTCGGTATCGGTTTCGGGTTGCAATCCATCGTCAACAATTTCGTATCCGGCCTTATCCTGCTGGCGGAACGCCCGATCAAGGTGGGCGACTGGGTGGCGGTGACGGCCGGTGAGGGGACGGTAACGAAAATAAACGTGCGCGCGACCGAGATCGAAACCTTTGATCGTTGTTCGATCATCGTGCCGAATTCCAGCCTGATTTCAGATGCGGTCCAGAACTGGACCCATGGTGACCTGATGGGGCGCTGCAAGGTGGCGGTGGGGGTAAGCTACGATGCTGATCCGCAACAGGTGCACGACATACTTGTCAAGTGCGCACATGACCACCCGCGCGCCATGGCCTATCCGCAACCATCAGTCCTGTTCAAGGATTTCGGGGCCAGTTCGCTGGACTTTGAGCTGCGGGTGTTTATCAATGACGTGAACTGGGTGGCCTTTGTCGCCAGTGAACTGCGGTTTTCAATTCACAAGGCGCTCAAGGAAGCAGGTATCGAGATTCCGTTCCCGCAGCGAGACATCAATGTGCGCGGCTTGCATGAAACTGTTGCTGAAGCGGTCCAGGTAAAAGCAAAACCTGCGCGCAAAGCGAAACCGAAAGGGTAG
- the eno gene encoding phosphopyruvate hydratase, translating into MTEIVHVHAREILDSRGNPTVEVDVALADGSFGRAAVPSGASTGAHEAVELRDGSKKRYLGKGVTKAVAAVNGKINDAILGHDGEDQTLVDDVMIELDGTPNKAKLGANAILGVSLAVAKAAAQACGQPLYRYVGGTSARVLPVPMMNIINGGAHADNPIDFQEFMVMPVGASSFAEAVRMGAEVFHTLKGELKKAGHNTNVGDEGGFAPDLPSAEASLDFIMEACAKAGFKAGKDIYLALDCAASEFYKAKKYDYEGEGVKRSSSEQAQYLAKLVDDYPIISIEDGMHEDDWKGWKELTDLAGGKCQLVGDDLFVTNPDRLQTGIDKGVANSILIKVNQIGSLTETLAAVDMAHRAGYSAVMSHRSGETEDVTIADLAVATNCGQIKTGSLARSDRLAKYNQLIRIEEELGSQAQYAGRGILK; encoded by the coding sequence ATGACCGAAATCGTCCACGTACACGCGCGCGAAATTCTCGACAGCCGGGGCAACCCGACCGTGGAGGTGGATGTGGCTCTGGCGGACGGCTCTTTCGGGAGAGCCGCCGTGCCATCAGGGGCCTCGACCGGCGCACATGAGGCAGTGGAACTTCGCGACGGCAGCAAGAAGCGCTACCTCGGCAAAGGTGTCACCAAGGCGGTTGCGGCAGTCAACGGCAAGATCAATGACGCGATACTCGGTCATGACGGTGAAGACCAGACGCTGGTCGATGACGTGATGATTGAACTGGACGGAACACCCAATAAGGCAAAGCTGGGCGCCAATGCCATTCTCGGTGTGTCGCTGGCGGTGGCAAAGGCGGCTGCACAAGCTTGCGGCCAGCCCTTGTACCGCTATGTGGGCGGCACCTCCGCCCGTGTGTTGCCGGTGCCGATGATGAACATCATCAATGGCGGCGCGCATGCCGACAATCCGATCGATTTTCAGGAATTCATGGTCATGCCGGTGGGCGCATCTTCGTTCGCCGAGGCCGTACGCATGGGGGCCGAGGTGTTCCACACGCTGAAAGGCGAACTGAAGAAGGCCGGCCACAACACCAATGTGGGCGATGAGGGTGGCTTTGCGCCGGACTTGCCGTCAGCAGAAGCCTCGCTTGATTTCATCATGGAGGCTTGCGCCAAGGCCGGTTTCAAGGCCGGCAAGGACATCTACCTGGCGCTCGATTGCGCAGCGTCTGAATTCTACAAGGCCAAGAAATATGATTACGAAGGCGAAGGCGTGAAGCGCTCGTCGTCGGAGCAGGCCCAGTATCTGGCCAAGCTGGTCGACGACTACCCGATCATTTCCATCGAAGACGGCATGCATGAAGACGACTGGAAGGGCTGGAAGGAACTGACGGACCTGGCAGGCGGCAAGTGCCAGCTGGTGGGTGATGACCTGTTCGTCACCAATCCGGACCGCCTGCAGACCGGTATCGACAAGGGTGTGGCCAACTCCATCCTCATCAAGGTCAACCAGATCGGCTCGCTGACGGAAACGCTGGCTGCGGTAGACATGGCGCACCGGGCCGGTTACTCGGCCGTGATGTCGCATCGCTCCGGTGAAACCGAAGACGTCACCATTGCCGACCTGGCCGTGGCGACAAACTGCGGGCAGATCAAGACCGGTTCCCTGGCGCGCTCTGACCGGCTGGCGAAGTACAACCAACTGATCCGCATTGAAGAGGAACTTGGTTCCCAAGCCCAATATGCGGGTCGCGGAATCCTGAAGTAA
- a CDS encoding nitroreductase family protein, translating into MFSKDTLKYEAVPLVRRDPLDDADSLAAARSFLETMKTRHTIRDFADTSVAREVIETCIAAAGRAPSGANHQPWHFVAVADPSIKQQIRRAAEAEERNFYGGTAGDEWINALEPIGTGPDKPHLEIAPWLIIVFAQRWGEFDNGSRYKNYYVPESVGLATGFLITALHMAGLSSLIHTPNPMKFLNPLLNRPASEKPVMIIATGHSAAHATIPKAATIKKHMGEILTVLG; encoded by the coding sequence ATGTTCTCCAAAGACACTTTGAAATACGAAGCCGTTCCACTGGTCAGACGTGATCCGCTGGACGATGCCGACAGTCTTGCGGCGGCCCGCTCCTTCCTGGAAACCATGAAGACAAGGCACACCATAAGGGACTTCGCAGACACATCGGTAGCGCGCGAAGTCATCGAAACCTGTATCGCGGCGGCTGGCCGCGCGCCCTCCGGTGCCAACCATCAGCCCTGGCATTTCGTGGCAGTTGCCGACCCGTCCATCAAGCAGCAGATCCGGCGCGCGGCAGAAGCAGAAGAACGAAATTTTTACGGCGGCACCGCCGGTGACGAATGGATAAACGCACTGGAGCCCATCGGCACCGGCCCCGACAAACCACATCTTGAGATCGCTCCCTGGCTGATCATCGTGTTCGCCCAGCGCTGGGGCGAGTTCGACAACGGCTCGCGCTACAAGAACTATTACGTGCCCGAAAGCGTCGGCCTGGCCACCGGTTTCCTGATCACTGCATTGCATATGGCAGGATTGTCATCACTCATCCACACACCAAATCCAATGAAGTTCCTGAATCCTCTGCTCAACCGGCCGGCATCAGAAAAACCGGTCATGATCATCGCAACCGGCCATTCCGCCGCGCACGCGACCATCCCGAAAGCGGCGACGATCAAGAAGCACATGGGTGAGATATTGACTGTGCTGGGCTAA
- a CDS encoding VOC family protein, whose amino-acid sequence MAGLDHVVHCTGNFEGLRTTMAQIGFTLTPPAEHTFGTGNSLVQLDGFFLEFLHLPNPHLLPQLADGEFGFAAHNADYLQDSGEGISMLVFETADAAAEQARFEQEGLDTYKTFDFSRLAKQPDGEEVTVGFSLAFATHADMPKAAFFYCQQHAPQYFWKPEYQRHANTATAIGEVAMVASEPLHYAGFLEKLSQGETVVSADNMVRIRTQRGDVAMYTPAAFEAAYGFAAPSLTDGPVLAGYRIEVENREVALNQLDAAHVAWRDTPSGHAIGPDVASGAVMAFSEVF is encoded by the coding sequence ATGGCTGGTCTTGATCACGTGGTTCACTGCACAGGCAATTTCGAAGGCTTGCGCACGACTATGGCCCAGATCGGTTTTACCCTGACGCCGCCTGCCGAACACACGTTCGGCACCGGCAATTCGCTGGTTCAGCTCGATGGCTTCTTTCTGGAATTCCTGCATTTGCCAAACCCGCATCTGCTGCCGCAGCTGGCGGACGGTGAATTCGGGTTTGCGGCCCATAATGCCGATTACCTGCAAGACAGTGGTGAAGGCATATCAATGCTGGTGTTTGAAACCGCTGATGCGGCTGCTGAACAAGCCCGGTTTGAGCAGGAGGGCCTGGACACCTACAAGACATTTGATTTCTCGAGACTGGCGAAGCAGCCTGACGGTGAAGAGGTGACGGTAGGGTTCTCGCTGGCTTTTGCGACCCATGCGGATATGCCCAAGGCGGCGTTTTTCTACTGCCAGCAGCATGCACCGCAGTATTTCTGGAAACCCGAATATCAGCGCCACGCCAACACCGCCACTGCCATTGGAGAGGTTGCGATGGTCGCGAGCGAGCCTTTGCACTATGCAGGTTTCCTGGAAAAATTGAGCCAGGGCGAGACAGTCGTGTCAGCCGACAATATGGTGCGGATCAGGACACAACGTGGCGATGTGGCCATGTACACGCCAGCCGCATTTGAAGCAGCTTACGGGTTTGCAGCGCCGTCGCTCACCGACGGACCGGTACTGGCCGGTTACCGGATCGAGGTGGAAAACCGGGAGGTGGCCCTGAACCAGCTTGACGCGGCGCATGTTGCCTGGCGCGACACGCCATCGGGACATGCTATCGGGCCGGATGTCGCATCAGGCGCCGTCATGGCGTTCTCAGAGGTTTTCTGA